From Cytophagia bacterium CHB2, a single genomic window includes:
- a CDS encoding FtsX-like permease family protein — protein sequence MFKNYLKIAWRNLRKHKAYSAINVAGLALGMACCILLLLYVQNELAFDAFHEKADRIYRITETESSPEKGERHFPFTMGPLAPALTREFPEVVSAVRLRDRFGTGRFSARYGERHFYEGDYLIAEPSFFEIFDFKLLQGETKAVLQEPLAVVLTQTTAQKYFGNENPLGKVLTTDRFGELHVTGVMADPPRLSHLDFNMLVSFATLEANRGWKQFIDSWDSESFITYVLTQQPVDVAAFNARINAVVGRHRGESPQNLRQVALQPLRDIHFHSAHLEFDRNRDQGDISYLYVFAAIAFFILFIACINYMNLATARALKRAKEIGMRKVAGAFRSQLVGQFLGESILFSCLSLLSALMLVELVLPSINAFSGKDLALNFDRHGGTMILILTALAFFVGIVSGSYPAFYLAKLSPTVLFKGDSHAPAGATRLRRVLVVTQFALSIIMIIATVAAARQLRFIRTKNLGFNQEQLVVIDINSGSARRNHFSIKNEMAKIPEVTHASVSSRVPGEWKNLMQIAAVPVRAPSATAHTLYYVGIDEDFLQTFEIDLQEGRNFSNTMGTDTSAIIINETAARLLGWTSPLGEELSVPASKFRGRVIGVVKDFHFQSLHEKIGPLILGHWNNPIQAIDYFTVRLRPENLPRTLTALQRVHERFDQTTPFEFNFLDERLNDFYRADIRLGKIFGVSAGLAIFIACLGLLGLAAFTAEQRTKEIGVRKVLGASVTQIVMLLSKDFTVLVLLATAIASPVAYWMLARWLQNFAYHINLGLDTFLLAGLVALLVAWLTISVQAIRAALANPVEALRYE from the coding sequence ATGTTCAAGAACTATCTTAAAATTGCGTGGCGCAATCTGCGCAAGCACAAAGCCTACTCCGCCATTAATGTTGCAGGATTGGCTCTGGGCATGGCTTGCTGTATTTTGCTGCTGCTCTACGTGCAAAATGAACTGGCATTCGACGCATTTCATGAAAAAGCCGATCGCATTTATCGCATCACCGAGACCGAATCGTCGCCGGAGAAAGGCGAGCGCCATTTTCCGTTCACGATGGGGCCTCTGGCGCCAGCGTTAACACGGGAATTCCCGGAAGTTGTCAGCGCCGTGCGCTTGCGCGACCGTTTTGGTACTGGGCGTTTTTCCGCACGTTATGGCGAGCGCCATTTTTATGAAGGGGATTACCTGATTGCCGAACCGAGCTTTTTTGAAATTTTTGATTTCAAGCTGCTACAGGGCGAGACGAAGGCGGTTTTGCAGGAACCGCTGGCCGTTGTGCTCACTCAAACGACCGCACAAAAATATTTTGGCAATGAAAATCCACTTGGAAAAGTCCTTACGACGGACCGCTTTGGCGAGTTGCACGTGACCGGAGTCATGGCGGATCCGCCGCGACTTTCGCATCTGGATTTTAATATGCTGGTTTCGTTTGCAACGCTTGAAGCCAATCGCGGCTGGAAGCAGTTCATTGATTCTTGGGATTCCGAGTCGTTTATCACGTACGTGCTCACGCAGCAACCGGTTGATGTTGCCGCATTCAACGCCAGGATCAACGCTGTCGTAGGCCGGCATCGGGGTGAGAGTCCTCAAAATCTGCGTCAAGTTGCATTGCAGCCATTACGCGATATTCACTTTCATTCGGCACATTTGGAATTCGACCGCAACCGCGACCAGGGTGACATTTCATATCTTTATGTATTCGCCGCTATCGCATTTTTCATCTTGTTCATCGCATGTATCAACTACATGAATCTCGCCACTGCGCGCGCCTTGAAACGCGCCAAAGAGATCGGTATGCGTAAAGTTGCCGGAGCCTTTAGAAGCCAGCTTGTTGGACAATTCCTGGGCGAATCAATTCTGTTTTCATGTTTGAGTTTGTTGTCTGCACTCATGCTGGTGGAGTTGGTGCTGCCGAGTATCAATGCCTTCAGTGGGAAGGACTTGGCGCTCAATTTTGACCGGCACGGTGGAACGATGATTCTAATTTTGACCGCACTTGCTTTTTTCGTCGGCATTGTTTCCGGCAGCTATCCGGCATTTTATCTCGCCAAGCTTAGCCCAACTGTTTTGTTCAAAGGCGATTCTCATGCGCCTGCCGGAGCGACGCGATTGCGGCGCGTCCTGGTGGTAACGCAATTCGCCTTGTCGATTATCATGATTATCGCGACTGTCGCGGCCGCACGGCAGCTTCGCTTCATACGCACCAAAAATCTTGGTTTCAATCAGGAGCAGCTTGTGGTGATCGACATCAATAGCGGCAGCGCCCGCCGGAATCATTTTTCCATAAAGAATGAGATGGCGAAGATACCGGAGGTTACGCACGCATCGGTGTCCTCGCGCGTGCCGGGGGAATGGAAAAATCTCATGCAAATTGCAGCCGTACCTGTTCGGGCGCCCTCTGCGACGGCGCATACGCTTTACTACGTCGGCATTGACGAGGATTTTCTGCAAACTTTCGAGATTGACTTGCAAGAGGGTAGAAATTTTTCAAATACCATGGGTACGGACACCTCGGCAATCATCATCAACGAGACTGCAGCACGACTGCTCGGATGGACGTCGCCCCTGGGCGAGGAGCTTAGCGTGCCGGCCAGCAAGTTTCGTGGCAGAGTCATTGGCGTGGTGAAGGATTTTCATTTTCAATCGCTGCACGAAAAGATCGGACCGCTGATTTTGGGGCACTGGAACAATCCGATTCAGGCGATTGATTATTTCACGGTCCGCCTGCGCCCGGAAAATCTGCCGCGAACGCTCACTGCTTTGCAGCGCGTACACGAACGTTTCGATCAGACCACGCCGTTTGAGTTCAATTTTCTCGATGAACGTCTTAATGATTTTTATCGAGCAGATATTCGCCTGGGAAAAATATTTGGCGTGAGCGCGGGCTTGGCAATCTTTATCGCCTGTCTCGGGTTGTTGGGATTGGCGGCATTCACGGCCGAACAACGCACGAAAGAAATCGGTGTACGTAAAGTATTGGGCGCTTCGGTAACACAAATTGTCATGTTGCTTTCGAAGGACTTTACAGTGCTGGTATTGCTGGCTACGGCAATCGCCTCGCCAGTTGCTTATTGGATGCTGGCGCGCTGGCTGCAAAACTTTGCATATCATATCAACCTGGGTTTGGATACATTCTTACTCGCCGGTTTGGTCGCACTGCTGGTTGCCTGGCTAACGATCAGCGTGCAAGCGATTCGGGCCGCACTGGCAAATCCTGTCGAAGCGCTGCGATATGAGTAA